The bacterium sequence CCACCGCTACTTCGGTCATCCTGTGGGCAACGCTCATCGGGGTTCTCGTCCCATCGGTTTTCTGGCAGGTCGTGGTGCTCGGTGCGATCTTGACCTGCATCGGCGGTATCGGTGCAGATATCTTCGATGCGGAGAATAACACTAATGTCGTCGTCGTTCGGGCGGTCACCACGGTGCCACTCCTGATCATCGTACCCGCGCTCACGATCCTCCATCGCGTCATCGCTCACCCACTGTACGCGATCGCGCGTGCATGGCGGCGGTTCAAGCGCGGGACCACATGCGCGCGGTGCGTGAGGTGGAAACCGATCGCTCATCTGAAGGAGCTGTTGGGCTGGTCGGTGGCTGGAGCGGTGGGTATAGCCATAACTACATTGATCATCAAGACGCATCCTGATGGATCAAAGCTACCTGAGTGGATCTCCGTAGTCGCCCTCTGCGCGTTCCTCGTCGCCACTGCTGGCGGGTTAATCGGCATCGCCCCGCTCCTCATCGGGTGCTTCTTCCGTTCCTGCCGTCGCCTCTTCCACCGACACGCGGTTTCCGCTGCGGTGCCTGCGAGCATCGCCGCAGCACCGGGCGAGCAACAGCTCGTCGCCGAGTACCTCCGCTACGAGATCGAACGCGAGCGTGCGGTGTGGGTGGGCGATTACAGCCCATGCAGCCGCGCGCGTGTGATCCTCGCTCTGGAGCACAATCGCGTGGTGGATCTCCTTGCCATTGGTCAGCGCAAGCTTGACGCAGCGAAGGATCGTGGCGAGGAACCACGCATGGTGGTCACCGCCACGGTGGAGCAGCTCACCATGCGTCGGGATGAGTACGAGGAACGCTTTCGCAAGATCGCCGCGTACCTCGCGGCGGCAGGTGCCGAGTTCGACACCGCCCTGGCGTACGTGGATCGCATCATCGAGCCCATGGAGGACCGCGACTACGCTCGTGCCGCCGCGCCGCTCCTCGGCCGTGCGGACGAGATTCTCGCCATGGCAGACCGCGTCATCGAGGAGCAGACCGAGGCGTTGTGCTTGCGCATGGCGCACATCCGCGCCTCGCTCACGACCGTCCTCCAGGACGCCGAGTTCGACACCGCGCTCGCCGCGGCAACGAGCGACGCCCACGAGATCACAGCCCTCGAGAACGCCGCCGACCGGCTCCGCGTCCCGGAGCAGTCCGCTGCGCAATCCCAACGCGCCATGCCCACGGCACAACTCGTGTCGCACTGATGCCCCAGAGATCCTCGCTCCCACCACGGGAGCGAGGATCTTCTCTTTTGGGGGTTTCCTCCATGAGGAGGGCGGGCATAAAGCACCGCCCCTACGCCACCCACGCACAGGGCAGTGGTGCACATCATTATCGAGTTGCGTGCGGCACCGTAGGGGAGGGGTTTACCCCCTCCCATTCCTGCTCCGCCGCCGTCACCATCATGTCATTGCGAGGAGTCCTCACAATGACACAGGAGTGTCGTTTTGTGCTATACTACTCTCGTGTGTTGACCATTGGACCGTTCACCATCAACCTCATGCCGCTCCTCGCTGTCGCGGATGATCCGCTTGCGACGGCTCTTTTCCTGTTGACGAACGGCGGATGGATTGTGTTCCTCGTGTTTTTCCTCTGGATGGCGAAGCACTTGTGGTACGAGCACGCGCAGGGGCACTTCATTGAGCACCAGCTCCGCCCGGTGCTCCTGGCCATTGATGTGCCCAAGCGTAGCGTGCAGACGCCGAAGGGCGTCGAGAACATCTTTGCCCACCTCGCGGGCGCGCATGGGAGCTCCAACCGACGCGAGCAGCACCTGCAGGGTAAGATTCAGGAGTGGTTTTCCCTCGAGATCGTCTCTATTGACGGCTACATCCGATTCCTCGTGTGGTCGTGGGACAAGTACCGCGATCTCGTGGAGACCGCCATCTACGCGCAGTACACGGACGCACAGATCACCGAGGTGCAGGACTACACGCGGGACGTGCCGCACCTCTACCCCAATAGCGAGTGGGACCTCTGGGGGACGGACTTCGTTTTCACGAAGAACCAGGCCTACCCGCTTCGTACGTGGGAGGAGTTTGAGCACAAGGGTCAGAAGGACGAGCCGTTCAAGGACCCGCTCGCTGCCACGCTGGAGAGCATGGCGCGCTTGTTGCCTGGGGAGCAAATTTGGATGCAGATCCTCCTCATCCCCATTGATCAGAAGTGGCAGGGCAAGGCGATGGAGGTGGTGAAGAAACTCATCGGTGCCAAGATTCCCGTGAAGAAGAACATGATGGATAAGGCGCTGGAAATAACCGGTAGCATCGTCACGCCGATTCTTGAGCAGACCATCGGATTCGGTCCGACCGAGGCGGAGAAGAAGAACGATGGGCCGGAGAGCAAGATTCTCTTCCTGTCGCCTGGCGAGCGCATGGCCGTCGAGGCCATTGAGAAGAAGGCGGGTAAGATCGGATTCCGCGTGAAGCTCCGTACGATCTATGTGGGACGGAAGGACGTTTTCAAAAAGCAGCACGGTGCGCACGCGATCATCGGTGCGATCAAGCAGTATAATACGAACGACCTCAACGCGCTCAAGCCGGACTTCAAGAATGTCGGCCCGAGCTCGCTCTGGCTGTTCAAGGACTACCGGAACAACCGTCGGAAGACGAAGGTCGTGAAGGCCTACAGTGCACGGAGCGCCGCGGTTGGCATGCCCACGTACGTCATGAACATCGAGGAGCTCGCGTCCATCTGGCACTTCCCGACCGAAGCCGTCCACGCGCCACTCATCATGAAGACCGAGGCGAAGCGTGCGGTGCCACCCACCGGATTGCCGGTGGAGCGGACGTTCGCGGCGCCTGCTCGTCCGCCATCAGATGCGAAGGAGCCGCCGAAGGTCACCGCACCGGAAGGCCTGCCGATTGTTCCGTAGCACCTATGCCACCACTCTCACCCTACAATCACGATCACGACAACGAGGTTGCGCCATTCGCGCAGACGAACTTTCGCGGGAAGACGCAGCGCTTTGGCATCAAGACCGACGACCGTCGTCGGCATATGTACCTCATTGGGAAAACCGGCATGGGGAAGACCTCCGTGCTCGAGCAGCTCATCTACCATGACATCCAAGCCGGGCATGGGGTGGCGTACATTGACCCGCACGGTGATACCGCAGACCTCCTCCTCGATTACATTCCGCCGCACCGCATCAATGACGTCGTCTACTTCAATCCTTCGGACCTCGATTGGCCTGTCGCGTTCAACGTGCTCGAGAGTCAGAGTGAAACACAGAAGCACCTCGTCGCATCAGGACTCATCGGCATTTTTAAGAAAATTTGGGCGGATTCCTGGGGACCGCGGCTCGAGTATGTGCTGCGGAACGCCATCCTCGCGCTCATGGACTACCCGGGGACCACGCTGCTCGGCATCATGCGTATCCTCGTGGACAAGGAGTACCGTCGCAAGGTGGTGGCCATGGTCCATGACCCCGTCGTGAAGTCATTCTGGGTGGATGAGTACGCACGATATCCCGACAAGTTCCAGACCGAGGCCATTGCGCCGATTCAGAACAAGGTCGGGCAGTTCTTGAGCTCGCCGCTCGTTCGCAATATCGTGGGACAGACGAAGTCCACGATCTTGCTGCGCGACATCATGGACAATCGGAAGATCCTCATCATGAACCTCGCAAAGGGTGGCGTGGGCGAGGACAACTCTGCACTCCTCGGTGCCATGATGGTGACGAAGATATACCTCACCGCGATGGAGCGCGTGGACATGCCGGAGAACCTCCGCCAGGACTTCTACCTCTACGTGGACGAGTTTCAGAACTTCGCGACGGATTCGTTCGCGGATATTCTCTCCGAGGCGCGTAAGTACCGCCTCAACCTCATCATCGCGCACCAGTACGTTGGTCAGCTCATGACCGAGACCTCCACGCGCGTGCGCGACTCGGTGTTTGGAAACGTTGGGACGATTGTCGCGCTCCGCGTTGGCGCGCAGGATGCGGAGTTCCTTGAGCCGGAGTTCACGCCGGTGTTTGAGCTTGAGGATCTCGTGAACATTCCAAAGTGGAGCATGTACCTCAAGCTCATGATCAGCGGTATCTCGTCCGAGCCATTCTCCGCGAATACCATGCTCCCGATCGCCATGCAGTACCCGAAGACCGGCAATCGCGAGAAGGTCATCCGCGTGTCGCGGGAGCGGTGCGCGACACCGCGCGCGGAGATCGAGATGAAGATCGCGAAGTGGACGGGCATGCTCAAAGAGACGAGTGAAGACGCCGCCGATGACGACGCGGTGTCGGGTGATGCTCGCGTG is a genomic window containing:
- a CDS encoding type IV secretion system DNA-binding domain-containing protein, giving the protein MPPLSPYNHDHDNEVAPFAQTNFRGKTQRFGIKTDDRRRHMYLIGKTGMGKTSVLEQLIYHDIQAGHGVAYIDPHGDTADLLLDYIPPHRINDVVYFNPSDLDWPVAFNVLESQSETQKHLVASGLIGIFKKIWADSWGPRLEYVLRNAILALMDYPGTTLLGIMRILVDKEYRRKVVAMVHDPVVKSFWVDEYARYPDKFQTEAIAPIQNKVGQFLSSPLVRNIVGQTKSTILLRDIMDNRKILIMNLAKGGVGEDNSALLGAMMVTKIYLTAMERVDMPENLRQDFYLYVDEFQNFATDSFADILSEARKYRLNLIIAHQYVGQLMTETSTRVRDSVFGNVGTIVALRVGAQDAEFLEPEFTPVFELEDLVNIPKWSMYLKLMISGISSEPFSANTMLPIAMQYPKTGNREKVIRVSRERCATPRAEIEMKIAKWTGMLKETSEDAADDDAVSGDARVARDRAKEITKDIPKHTEGEGGGWMREAARAKSASVGAEGGAKRPAPRIVECASCGGGATVFFQPRPGQKVLCENCLRAEKEKKKMAELEATRRSKRPAADGAGAKRPESGVRREAPKARSPRPPSAPARGGTRAGAGSRDARPPRRDPQPRPAPSTMDDGAPITRGGASSGKELSLGDLLSDTPKRDEEKEE